The Xanthomonas sp. DAR 34887 genome has a segment encoding these proteins:
- the trhA gene encoding PAQR family membrane homeostasis protein TrhA, whose translation MSVPAPAPVAHYKTAAARRADLIVHAAGLLLSVVGGALLVRRAHASEALVVATCVYALGMLAMFACSAAYNFASPQRQPILRKLDHAGIFVMIAGSYTPLFVLALSGAWVWSMTLAVWGVALFGVFAKLFLPGISKGFWVAIYLLLGWAGIVAIKPLMANLDSAVLWFIAAGGLFYTVGVGFYVRKSMVYNRAIWHAHVLGGALSHWCAVWLCLQPLQAA comes from the coding sequence TTGTCCGTGCCTGCCCCCGCCCCAGTCGCTCACTACAAAACCGCCGCCGCCCGCCGCGCCGACCTGATCGTGCATGCCGCCGGACTGCTGCTGTCCGTCGTCGGCGGCGCCTTGCTGGTCCGGCGCGCCCACGCCAGCGAAGCCCTGGTCGTGGCCACCTGCGTCTACGCGCTGGGCATGCTGGCGATGTTCGCGTGCTCGGCCGCCTACAACTTCGCCTCGCCGCAGCGCCAGCCGATCCTGCGCAAGCTGGACCACGCCGGCATCTTCGTGATGATCGCCGGTTCCTACACGCCGCTGTTCGTGCTGGCGCTGTCCGGCGCCTGGGTCTGGTCGATGACCCTGGCGGTGTGGGGCGTGGCGCTGTTCGGCGTGTTCGCCAAGCTGTTCCTGCCCGGCATCAGCAAGGGTTTCTGGGTCGCCATCTACCTGCTGCTGGGCTGGGCCGGCATCGTCGCGATCAAGCCGCTCATGGCCAACCTGGACAGCGCCGTGCTCTGGTTCATCGCCGCCGGCGGCCTGTTCTACACCGTGGGCGTGGGCTTCTACGTGCGCAAGTCGATGGTCTACAACCGCGCCATCTGGCACGCCCACGTGTTGGGCGGCGCGCTGTCGCACTGGTGCGCCGTCTGGCTGTGCCTGCAGCCGTTGCAGGCGGCCTGA
- a CDS encoding BA14K family protein, producing the protein MENRMNKMLGVVIACALAAGLPAVAGADQVPPQDRHDDDRRHDAPPRPGQLGAERRDEARHDDRHGDRPGDHRGDHRPGDERYGHWDPKWGPRPGGPPAHRARHDDWYRHVRACQQRYRSYDARSDTFVHRGRRLRCSL; encoded by the coding sequence ATGGAGAATCGAATGAACAAGATGCTTGGAGTCGTGATCGCTTGCGCCCTGGCCGCCGGCCTTCCCGCCGTTGCAGGCGCGGACCAGGTCCCGCCGCAGGACCGGCACGACGATGACCGGCGCCACGACGCTCCGCCGCGGCCGGGCCAGCTCGGCGCCGAGCGCCGCGACGAAGCCCGGCACGACGACCGCCATGGCGATCGACCGGGCGACCATCGCGGCGACCACCGCCCGGGCGACGAGCGCTATGGCCACTGGGACCCCAAGTGGGGTCCGCGTCCGGGTGGCCCGCCCGCGCACCGCGCGCGGCATGACGATTGGTACCGCCACGTCCGCGCCTGCCAGCAGCGCTACCGCAGCTACGACGCGCGCAGCGACACCTTCGTCCATCGCGGCCGCCGTTTGCGCTGCTCGCTGTAA
- a CDS encoding type II toxin-antitoxin system RelE/ParE family toxin encodes MIRNFVDKEAEKIWQGTPSRRLPADIQVVARRKLRMLNSAATLDDLRVPPANRLEALKGSRKGQYSIRINDQWRVCFQWKDGDALDVEIVDYH; translated from the coding sequence GTGATCCGGAACTTCGTCGACAAGGAAGCCGAAAAGATCTGGCAGGGCACGCCTTCCCGGCGATTGCCGGCCGATATCCAGGTCGTGGCTCGGCGCAAGCTGCGCATGCTCAACAGCGCGGCCACGCTGGACGACTTGCGTGTTCCGCCCGCCAATCGACTGGAAGCGTTGAAAGGAAGCCGCAAAGGCCAATACAGCATCCGGATCAACGATCAATGGCGCGTGTGCTTCCAATGGAAGGATGGCGATGCGCTTGACGTGGAAATCGTCGACTACCACTGA
- a CDS encoding HigA family addiction module antitoxin encodes MKTLPNIHPGEVLLEEFLTPLGISQNALARAAGVPPRRINEIVLGKRSVSADSAIRLAAALGTSERFWLGLQADYDLEQARRALGAQARKIERIAA; translated from the coding sequence ATGAAGACCCTGCCCAACATCCACCCCGGCGAAGTCCTGCTGGAGGAATTCCTGACCCCGCTGGGCATCAGCCAGAACGCGCTGGCGCGTGCCGCCGGCGTACCGCCGCGCCGCATCAACGAAATCGTGCTCGGCAAGCGCAGCGTCAGCGCCGACAGCGCGATCCGGCTGGCGGCCGCGCTCGGCACCAGCGAGCGTTTCTGGCTCGGCCTGCAGGCCGACTACGACCTGGAACAGGCGCGACGTGCGCTGGGCGCGCAGGCTCGGAAGATCGAGCGCATCGCGGCATAG